One Bradyrhizobium sp. CCGB12 genomic window carries:
- a CDS encoding carbamoyltransferase C-terminal domain-containing protein: MYVIGISSGIKHGHHDGAAVLLRDGELIAAAEEERFTLAKHARGELPRGAIGFCLKQAGITMREVDWICSPLKTYTNYAQRLTEYFKYQFGHSPKIELYDHHLCHAASSFYGSGFSEATVACFDFSGDSSSGLVAHARGNDFRVLTRFARHNSLGLYYGMLTQYLGYQMTNDEYKVMGLSSYGTPDYLDKFAKLLRPNGINYELDPALDKRRRDADIYTSDFSTRQERIFTEKMEEILGPRRLRSQPLDQRLTNIAASGQKQLEIVTTEVIRSAIAETGCGDVCIAGGVGLNCKMNMEIAAEPSVKRLYVPPVPHDAGVALGAAMMKCAEAGHAIAPLTHAYWGPEYSNDTIRETLDKIGARFELLDDPVSRCVADLTDQKTVGWFQGRMEYGPRALGNRSILADPRHAGMKDRINLTIKYREEFRPFCPSVLYERQAEYFEDTFDAPFMVVTFPVNEKVAETMPAVVHVDNTARIQSVHADSNPLYSRLIGEFAKASSLPVLINTSLNINEQPTVNAPLEALHTYFCSGLDVLYLGNYRLSKSS; encoded by the coding sequence ATGTATGTGATCGGAATCAGCTCAGGGATAAAGCACGGGCACCACGACGGTGCGGCGGTGTTGCTGCGCGACGGCGAATTGATCGCCGCCGCCGAAGAGGAGCGTTTCACGCTGGCGAAACATGCGCGCGGCGAGCTGCCGCGTGGTGCGATCGGATTCTGCCTGAAGCAGGCCGGCATCACCATGCGTGAAGTCGACTGGATCTGCTCGCCGCTGAAGACCTACACGAACTACGCGCAGCGCCTCACTGAATATTTCAAATATCAATTCGGCCACAGCCCGAAGATCGAGCTCTACGACCATCATCTCTGTCATGCCGCGAGCTCGTTCTACGGCTCCGGTTTTTCGGAAGCAACCGTGGCCTGCTTCGACTTTTCGGGCGATTCCAGCTCCGGTCTCGTCGCGCATGCGCGCGGCAACGATTTCCGCGTGCTGACGCGGTTCGCCCGCCACAACAGTCTCGGGCTCTATTACGGGATGCTGACCCAGTATCTCGGCTATCAGATGACCAATGACGAGTACAAGGTCATGGGCCTGTCCTCCTATGGCACCCCGGACTATCTCGACAAGTTCGCCAAGCTCCTGAGGCCGAATGGGATCAATTACGAACTCGATCCCGCGCTCGACAAGCGCAGGCGCGACGCGGACATTTATACCAGCGATTTCTCGACGCGGCAGGAGCGCATCTTCACCGAGAAGATGGAGGAGATCCTGGGCCCGCGGCGGCTACGTAGCCAGCCGCTCGACCAGCGCCTGACCAACATTGCCGCGAGCGGCCAGAAGCAGCTCGAGATCGTCACCACCGAGGTGATCCGTTCCGCGATCGCCGAGACAGGCTGCGGCGATGTCTGCATCGCGGGCGGCGTTGGGCTGAACTGCAAGATGAACATGGAGATCGCGGCCGAACCGTCGGTGAAGCGTCTCTATGTGCCGCCGGTCCCGCACGATGCGGGCGTGGCGCTCGGCGCTGCGATGATGAAATGCGCGGAGGCGGGCCACGCGATCGCGCCGCTGACCCACGCCTACTGGGGGCCGGAATATTCCAACGACACGATCCGGGAGACGCTGGACAAGATCGGCGCGCGGTTCGAGCTGCTCGACGATCCCGTGTCGCGCTGCGTCGCCGACCTGACGGATCAGAAGACCGTGGGCTGGTTCCAGGGACGGATGGAGTACGGTCCGCGCGCGCTCGGCAACCGCTCGATCCTGGCCGATCCGCGCCATGCTGGCATGAAGGACCGCATCAACCTCACGATCAAATATCGCGAAGAATTCCGTCCGTTCTGCCCGTCAGTGTTGTACGAGCGCCAGGCCGAGTACTTCGAGGACACGTTCGACGCGCCGTTCATGGTGGTGACGTTCCCGGTCAACGAGAAGGTCGCCGAGACCATGCCCGCGGTGGTCCACGTCGACAACACCGCGCGCATCCAGAGCGTCCATGCAGACAGCAATCCGCTCTACAGCCGTCTGATCGGCGAGTTCGCGAAAGCCAGCTCACTGCCGGTGCTGATCAACACCAGCCTCAACATCAACGAGCAGCCGACGGTGAATGCCCCGCTGGAGGCGTTGCATACGTATTTCTGCTCCGGTCTGGACGTGCTGTATCTCGGCAATTATCGGCTCTCGAAGTCGAGCTGA
- a CDS encoding branched-chain amino acid ABC transporter permease produces MNTAFLFQLLVNGLVVGTLYGVVAMSFVLIYKATQVVNFAQGELLLVGAWVCWALLAKYQVPFWIGMPITLVFMFVFGIAVQVLILRPMIGEPIISVIMVTIGLSTVLQATLKWMFGVNPQPFPRVFESQSVSLLGLQIQTVYVMSLVVSVAMMIGMAWFFRASKYGLAMRATAFNQQVAQSLGISVKSVFAMAWAISATVSAVAGVVVAVVNGVSSGLAAYGIKVFPAAILGGLDSVGGAVLGGIIIGLLENVAQYVDSEYLHWGNLYEIAPFYVLIIVLMIKPYGLFGTHDIERI; encoded by the coding sequence ATGAACACCGCCTTCCTCTTCCAGCTCCTGGTCAACGGCCTCGTGGTCGGCACGCTCTATGGCGTGGTCGCGATGTCGTTCGTGCTGATCTACAAGGCGACGCAGGTCGTCAACTTCGCGCAAGGTGAGTTGCTGCTCGTCGGCGCCTGGGTGTGCTGGGCGCTGCTGGCAAAATACCAGGTGCCGTTCTGGATCGGCATGCCGATCACCCTGGTGTTCATGTTCGTGTTCGGCATCGCGGTGCAGGTCCTGATCCTGCGGCCGATGATCGGCGAACCCATCATCTCGGTAATCATGGTCACGATCGGCCTCTCCACCGTGCTGCAGGCGACGCTGAAGTGGATGTTCGGCGTCAACCCGCAACCGTTCCCGCGCGTGTTCGAGAGCCAGTCGGTCAGTCTGCTCGGCCTTCAGATCCAGACCGTCTATGTCATGAGCCTCGTCGTCTCGGTCGCCATGATGATCGGCATGGCCTGGTTCTTTCGCGCCTCCAAATATGGTCTTGCGATGCGCGCCACCGCGTTCAATCAGCAGGTCGCGCAGTCGCTCGGCATTTCCGTCAAGAGCGTATTCGCGATGGCGTGGGCGATCTCGGCAACGGTCTCCGCGGTCGCAGGTGTCGTTGTCGCGGTCGTGAACGGCGTGTCCTCGGGCCTTGCCGCCTACGGCATCAAAGTGTTTCCGGCGGCGATCCTCGGCGGGCTCGATTCCGTCGGTGGCGCCGTGCTCGGCGGCATCATCATTGGGCTACTCGAAAACGTCGCGCAATATGTCGACAGCGAGTACCTGCACTGGGGCAATCTCTACGAGATTGCGCCGTTCTACGTCCTCATCATCGTGCTGATGATCAAGCCCTACGGCCTGTTCGGCACCCACGACATCGAGCGGATCTGA
- a CDS encoding long-chain fatty acid--CoA ligase — MMDYAGRVAQADTYPKMLRLNAREHGNEIALREKDLGLWRLFTWNDYQTRVRDFALSLVELGLGRDDVIGIIGDNRPDWVAAEVATHAIGGLSLGLYRDVLDEEASYLLTYGEAQLVFAEDEEQVDKLLALAERVPKLKHIIYSDPRGMRKYDDPRLMSAEKFAELGRARAAREPELYDKLVDATKGEDVAILCTTSGTTSHPKLAMLAAGRVLGHCATYLAFDPKGPDDEYVSVLPLPWIMEQVYVLGKGLLCRMKINFVEEPDTMMNDLREIAPTFVLFAPRVWESIAADVRAKVMDATPLKQRMFDVGMKSGLAALAQGKRSGLADAILFRALRDRLGFTRLRSAATGGAALGPDTFKFFQAMGVPLRTLYGQTELLGAYTLHPEGKVDPDTTGVPLADSVEIRIDNADVHGVGEIVVRHPNMFLGYYKNPEASVADIKDGWMLSGDAGYFNDNQQLVVIDRIKDLAETSRGERFSPQFIENKLKFSPYIAEAVVLGAGRDALAAMICIRYSIISKWAEKNRLSFTTYSDLASRPEVYALLHKEVETVNATLPPAQRISRFLLLYKELDADDGELTRTRKVRRGVINEKYAGIIDAIYRGDADIPVDTVIRFQDGTTQRVRTTLRVVDLGEHGHLAEAAE; from the coding sequence ATGATGGATTACGCAGGACGCGTCGCGCAGGCCGACACCTATCCCAAGATGCTCCGGCTCAACGCCAGGGAGCATGGCAACGAGATCGCGCTGCGCGAGAAGGATCTCGGGCTGTGGCGCCTGTTCACCTGGAACGACTACCAGACGCGGGTGCGCGACTTCGCGCTCAGCCTCGTCGAGCTCGGCCTTGGCCGCGACGACGTCATCGGCATCATCGGCGACAACCGGCCGGACTGGGTCGCAGCCGAGGTCGCGACCCATGCGATCGGTGGATTGAGCCTCGGCCTCTACCGCGACGTGCTGGACGAGGAAGCCTCCTATCTCCTCACCTATGGCGAGGCACAGCTCGTCTTCGCCGAGGACGAGGAGCAGGTCGACAAGCTGCTCGCGCTGGCCGAGCGCGTGCCGAAGCTGAAGCACATCATCTATTCCGATCCGCGCGGGATGCGGAAATATGACGATCCCAGGCTGATGTCGGCGGAGAAGTTCGCCGAGCTCGGCCGCGCGCGGGCTGCGCGGGAGCCGGAGCTTTACGACAAGCTGGTCGATGCCACCAAGGGAGAGGACGTCGCGATCCTCTGCACGACGTCAGGCACGACCTCTCACCCCAAGCTTGCGATGCTCGCCGCCGGTCGCGTGCTCGGCCATTGCGCGACCTATCTCGCCTTCGACCCCAAGGGGCCCGACGACGAATATGTCTCGGTGCTGCCGCTGCCTTGGATCATGGAGCAGGTCTATGTGCTCGGCAAAGGCCTCTTGTGCCGGATGAAGATCAACTTCGTCGAAGAGCCGGACACGATGATGAACGATCTGCGCGAGATCGCGCCGACCTTCGTGTTGTTCGCGCCGCGCGTCTGGGAATCGATCGCCGCCGACGTCCGTGCCAAGGTGATGGACGCCACGCCCTTGAAGCAGCGCATGTTCGATGTCGGCATGAAGTCCGGTCTGGCCGCACTCGCGCAGGGCAAGCGCTCGGGTCTTGCCGACGCGATCCTGTTCCGCGCCCTGCGCGACCGGCTCGGTTTTACGCGCCTGCGCTCGGCCGCGACCGGCGGCGCGGCGCTCGGCCCTGATACCTTCAAGTTCTTCCAGGCCATGGGCGTGCCGCTGCGCACGCTCTACGGCCAGACCGAGCTCCTGGGCGCCTACACGCTGCATCCCGAGGGCAAGGTCGACCCTGATACGACCGGCGTGCCGTTGGCCGACAGCGTCGAGATCCGGATCGACAATGCCGACGTCCACGGCGTCGGCGAGATCGTGGTGCGGCACCCCAACATGTTCCTCGGCTATTACAAGAATCCCGAGGCCAGCGTTGCCGACATCAAGGACGGCTGGATGCTGTCGGGCGACGCCGGCTATTTCAACGACAACCAGCAACTCGTCGTCATCGACCGCATCAAGGATCTCGCCGAGACCTCGCGCGGCGAGCGCTTCTCGCCGCAATTCATCGAGAACAAGCTGAAATTCTCGCCCTACATCGCCGAGGCCGTGGTGCTGGGCGCCGGCCGCGACGCGCTCGCAGCGATGATCTGCATCCGCTACTCCATCATCTCGAAATGGGCGGAGAAGAACCGGCTCTCCTTCACCACCTACAGCGATCTCGCCTCGCGGCCCGAGGTCTACGCGCTGCTCCACAAAGAGGTCGAGACCGTCAACGCCACGCTGCCGCCGGCGCAGCGCATCTCGCGCTTCCTCCTGCTGTACAAGGAGCTCGACGCCGACGACGGCGAGCTCACCCGCACCCGCAAAGTGCGCCGCGGCGTCATCAACGAGAAATACGCCGGGATCATCGACGCGATCTACCGCGGCGATGCCGACATCCCCGTCGACACCGTGATCCGCTTCCAGGACGGCACCACCCAGCGCGTCCGAACCACGCTGCGCGTGGTGGATCTGGGCGAGCACGGGCACTTGGCGGAGGCGGCGGAGTGA
- a CDS encoding ABC transporter ATP-binding protein encodes MTETIEATRPSPSIVPPAALLSVHNIEVVYDDVILVLRGLSLDVPKGAIVALLGANGAGKSTTLKAISGLLKTEDGEVTRGEILFEGDRINGIDPDKIVRRGIFQVMEGRRIVADMTSLENLRLGAFTRRDREVDADLDMVFNYFPRLKERTGLAGYLSGGEQQMLAIGRALMARPKMILMDEPSMGLSPLLVKEVFSIIQKINRDLGVTILLVEQNARAALSVASHGYIMEQGKVVLDGTADELRDNEDVKEFYLGGAGDQRKSFKNLKSFKRRKRWL; translated from the coding sequence ATGACCGAAACCATCGAAGCAACCCGTCCCTCGCCCAGCATCGTGCCCCCCGCCGCCCTCCTCAGTGTGCACAACATCGAGGTGGTCTATGACGACGTCATCCTGGTGCTGCGCGGCCTCAGCCTCGACGTGCCCAAGGGCGCGATCGTGGCGCTGTTGGGGGCCAACGGCGCCGGCAAGTCGACGACGCTGAAGGCGATCTCGGGGCTGCTCAAGACCGAGGACGGCGAGGTTACGCGCGGCGAGATCCTGTTCGAGGGCGACCGCATCAACGGCATCGATCCCGACAAGATCGTGCGCCGCGGCATCTTCCAGGTGATGGAAGGCCGGCGCATCGTCGCCGACATGACCTCGCTGGAGAACCTCAGGCTCGGCGCGTTCACCCGCCGGGATCGCGAGGTCGATGCCGATCTGGACATGGTGTTCAATTACTTCCCGCGCCTGAAGGAGCGCACCGGCCTTGCCGGCTATCTCTCGGGCGGCGAGCAGCAGATGCTTGCGATCGGCCGCGCGCTGATGGCGCGTCCGAAGATGATCTTGATGGACGAGCCGTCCATGGGTCTGTCGCCGCTGCTGGTGAAAGAGGTGTTCTCGATCATCCAGAAGATCAATCGCGACCTCGGCGTCACCATCCTGCTGGTCGAGCAGAACGCGCGCGCCGCACTGTCGGTGGCGAGCCACGGCTATATCATGGAGCAAGGCAAGGTCGTGCTCGACGGCACCGCCGACGAGCTACGCGACAATGAGGACGTCAAGGAATTCTACCTCGGCGGCGCAGGCGACCAGCGCAAGAGCTTCAAGAACCTCAAGAGCTTCAAGCGGCGCAAGCGTTGGCTGTGA
- a CDS encoding ABC transporter substrate-binding protein gives MTMKSLLSTASLALVIAAFSAGAQAQIAIGHLADYSGGTSDVGTPYGQAVADTFAWVNKNGGVGGKQLNVDTNDYGYQVPRAIALYKKWSAPDSKVAAIMGWGTADTEALTGFLAQDKIPDMSGSYAAALTDPEGVSGKAKPAPYNFFYGPSYSDSLRAMLMWAAEDWKAKGKSGKPKFVHMGANHPYPNAPKAAGEAMAQELGFEVLPPLVFALAPGDYSAQCLSLKSSGANYAYLGNTAASNISVMKACKTAGVEIQFLGNVWGMDENAAKTAGDAANGVIFPLRTAVSWGGDAPGMKTVMEISKMSDPTGKVYRPVHYIAAVCSSLYMKEALDWAAKNGGATGENVAKGFHQKKDWVPAGMEGVCNPSTWTDKDHRGTLKVDLYRTKVSGATDGDLNDLMAKGTIKLEKVKTVELPRKPELLGW, from the coding sequence ATGACGATGAAGTCCCTTTTGAGCACCGCATCGCTCGCCCTCGTGATCGCCGCATTCTCGGCGGGCGCGCAGGCGCAGATCGCGATCGGGCATCTCGCCGACTATTCCGGCGGCACCTCCGACGTCGGCACGCCCTATGGGCAGGCGGTCGCGGACACGTTCGCCTGGGTCAACAAGAATGGCGGCGTCGGCGGCAAGCAGCTCAACGTCGACACCAACGATTACGGCTACCAGGTGCCGCGCGCCATCGCGCTCTACAAGAAGTGGTCGGCGCCGGACTCCAAGGTTGCCGCAATCATGGGCTGGGGCACCGCGGACACCGAGGCCCTGACCGGCTTCCTCGCCCAGGACAAGATTCCGGACATGTCCGGCTCCTACGCCGCCGCCCTCACCGATCCCGAAGGCGTCAGTGGCAAGGCCAAGCCCGCGCCCTACAATTTCTTCTACGGCCCGAGCTATTCGGATTCGCTGCGCGCGATGCTGATGTGGGCGGCCGAGGACTGGAAGGCCAAGGGCAAGTCCGGCAAGCCGAAATTCGTGCACATGGGCGCCAACCATCCCTATCCGAACGCGCCGAAGGCCGCCGGCGAAGCCATGGCGCAGGAGCTCGGCTTCGAGGTGCTGCCGCCGCTGGTGTTCGCGCTCGCCCCTGGCGACTACAGCGCGCAATGCCTGAGCCTGAAATCATCCGGCGCCAACTACGCCTATCTCGGCAACACCGCGGCCTCCAACATCTCGGTGATGAAGGCCTGCAAGACCGCCGGGGTCGAGATCCAGTTCCTCGGCAATGTCTGGGGCATGGACGAGAACGCCGCCAAGACGGCGGGCGACGCGGCGAACGGCGTGATCTTCCCGCTTCGCACCGCGGTGAGCTGGGGCGGCGATGCACCCGGCATGAAGACGGTGATGGAGATCTCGAAGATGTCCGACCCCACCGGCAAGGTCTATCGCCCGGTGCACTATATCGCGGCCGTCTGCTCGTCGCTCTACATGAAGGAGGCGCTCGACTGGGCCGCCAAGAACGGCGGCGCCACTGGCGAGAACGTCGCGAAAGGCTTCCATCAGAAGAAGGACTGGGTGCCGGCCGGGATGGAGGGCGTCTGCAATCCCTCGACCTGGACCGACAAGGACCACCGCGGCACGCTGAAGGTCGATCTCTATCGCACCAAGGTCTCGGGCGCGACCGACGGCGACCTCAACGACCTCATGGCCAAGGGCACCATCAAGCTCGAGAAGGTCAAGACGGTCGAGCTGCCGCGCAAGCCGGAACTGCTGGGCTGGTGA
- a CDS encoding phenylacetate--CoA ligase family protein → MTAHYDALETRDQGAREAELFSRLPEVLRGAMAAPAYAERLRGLDPASVRSREALAGLPVLRKSELPALHKASAPFGGFVAAAPGSFARLFTSPGPIFEPEGRQADPWRGARALFAAGFRPDDIVLNTFSYHLTPGGFIFDASARALGCAVIPAGPGNAEQQFELIEAYRPVGYSGTPDFLKILLDAAASSGRDVSSIKRALVSGAAFPPSLQAEIKARGIDAYQAFGTADLGLIAFETEARDGMVVNEDLIMEIVKPGTGDPVAPGDVGEIVVTSLDPHHPWIRLALGDLTAALPGTSPCGRTNMRIKGWMGRADQTTKVKGMFIRPEQIAEIGKRHSSLGRLRLVVTRQGETDGMTLRAETTAASDALREEIAGTLRAVTKLGGNVELVSPGVLPNDGKVIADER, encoded by the coding sequence ATGACCGCCCATTACGACGCTCTCGAGACGCGCGACCAGGGCGCGCGCGAGGCAGAGCTGTTTTCCCGCCTTCCGGAGGTGCTGCGCGGCGCCATGGCCGCTCCAGCCTATGCCGAGCGGCTGCGGGGGCTCGACCCGGCCTCAGTGAGGTCTAGAGAGGCGCTGGCGGGCCTGCCGGTGCTGCGCAAATCGGAATTGCCGGCCCTGCACAAGGCCTCCGCGCCCTTCGGCGGCTTTGTGGCGGCCGCGCCCGGGTCGTTCGCCCGCCTCTTCACCTCGCCTGGGCCCATTTTCGAGCCGGAGGGACGCCAGGCCGATCCCTGGCGCGGCGCTCGGGCGCTGTTCGCAGCCGGATTCCGCCCCGACGACATCGTGCTCAACACCTTCAGCTATCACCTCACCCCGGGCGGCTTCATCTTCGATGCATCGGCACGCGCGCTTGGTTGCGCCGTGATCCCGGCCGGCCCCGGCAATGCCGAACAGCAATTCGAGCTGATCGAGGCTTACCGGCCGGTCGGCTACAGCGGCACACCGGATTTCCTGAAGATCCTGCTCGACGCTGCCGCGAGCTCGGGGCGCGATGTCTCCTCGATCAAGCGCGCGCTGGTCTCGGGCGCGGCGTTCCCGCCCTCGCTTCAGGCCGAGATCAAGGCGCGCGGCATCGACGCCTACCAGGCCTTCGGCACCGCCGATCTCGGCCTGATCGCCTTCGAGACCGAAGCCCGCGATGGCATGGTCGTGAACGAGGACCTGATCATGGAGATCGTCAAGCCCGGCACCGGCGATCCCGTGGCGCCGGGTGACGTCGGCGAGATCGTCGTCACCTCGCTCGACCCGCATCATCCCTGGATCCGGCTCGCTCTCGGCGACCTCACCGCGGCGCTGCCCGGCACGAGCCCGTGCGGGCGGACCAACATGCGCATCAAGGGCTGGATGGGCCGCGCCGACCAGACCACCAAGGTCAAGGGCATGTTCATCCGGCCCGAGCAGATCGCCGAGATCGGCAAGCGCCATTCATCACTCGGAAGACTACGCCTCGTCGTCACGCGCCAAGGCGAGACCGACGGAATGACGCTGAGAGCGGAAACGACGGCCGCGAGCGATGCGCTACGCGAAGAGATCGCCGGCACCTTGCGCGCCGTGACGAAGCTCGGCGGCAATGTCGAGCTGGTCAGCCCCGGCGTGCTGCCGAATGACGGCAAAGTGATCGCGGACGAGCGGTAG
- a CDS encoding branched-chain amino acid ABC transporter permease, giving the protein MAGPALIPAGDFRTTYAADTTIFPTTTSRNFAIAGVLLLCLAPQFFSGYWLSILIQIGIFSIAALGLNILVGFTGQISIGHAAFFLLGAFTSAYISNNAPIPVFFAIPLAGVVTALVGLIFGIPAARLKGLYLVIATLAAQYILLDFFSRAEWFSGGSVPASANPFSIFGYTLRGDRQYFYVVLAYVLASYILVTNLMRTRDGRALVAIRDHYLSAEIMGINLTKYRTLSFGLAAFFAGIAGALYAHYQLVVSQEGFGIERSILFLAMIIIGGTGSIMGTLMGTAFVVLLPEAMEFVSHYLKGGAIDKALSLNNNITFLREIAIGVIIIAFLMFEPDGLAHRWRQIKAYWKLYPFSH; this is encoded by the coding sequence ATGGCCGGCCCTGCCCTCATCCCCGCTGGTGATTTCCGCACAACCTACGCGGCCGACACCACGATCTTCCCGACCACGACCAGCCGCAATTTTGCGATCGCGGGCGTGCTGCTGCTGTGCCTCGCGCCGCAATTCTTCAGCGGCTACTGGCTCAGCATCCTAATCCAGATCGGCATCTTCTCGATCGCGGCGCTCGGCCTCAACATCCTGGTCGGCTTCACCGGCCAGATCTCGATCGGGCACGCCGCGTTCTTCCTGCTCGGCGCTTTCACGTCGGCCTATATCTCCAACAACGCGCCGATCCCGGTGTTCTTCGCGATCCCGCTCGCGGGCGTCGTCACCGCGCTGGTCGGGCTGATCTTCGGCATTCCGGCGGCGCGGCTGAAGGGACTCTACCTCGTCATCGCGACGCTTGCCGCGCAGTACATCCTGCTCGACTTCTTCTCCCGCGCCGAATGGTTCTCGGGCGGATCAGTACCGGCGAGCGCAAATCCGTTCTCGATCTTCGGCTACACGCTGCGCGGCGACAGGCAGTATTTCTACGTCGTGCTGGCCTATGTGCTGGCGAGCTATATCCTCGTCACCAATCTGATGCGTACGCGCGACGGCCGTGCGCTGGTGGCGATCCGCGACCATTATCTCTCCGCGGAGATCATGGGCATCAACCTCACCAAGTACCGCACGCTGTCGTTCGGCCTCGCCGCCTTCTTCGCCGGCATCGCAGGGGCGCTCTATGCGCATTACCAGCTCGTCGTCTCGCAGGAAGGTTTCGGCATCGAACGCTCGATCCTGTTCCTGGCCATGATCATCATCGGCGGCACCGGCTCGATCATGGGCACGCTGATGGGCACCGCCTTCGTGGTGCTGCTGCCCGAGGCGATGGAATTCGTCAGCCACTATCTCAAGGGCGGCGCGATCGACAAGGCGCTCTCGCTCAACAACAACATCACGTTCCTGCGCGAGATCGCGATCGGCGTGATCATCATCGCGTTCCTGATGTTCGAGCCCGACGGCCTCGCGCATCGCTGGCGGCAGATCAAGGCGTATTGGAAACTCTACCCGTTCTCGCATTGA
- a CDS encoding AGE family epimerase/isomerase: protein MADEGSIAADGATDVVVRLKRRMIDEALPLWSTIGWDHGAGGFIDRLHRDGGADAAAPRRVFVQARQIWCYAKAAQMGWYPAGRAIALKGLEHLLAKAKAPDGRPGYVHRLTPEGSVLDGRRDAYDHAFILFALASVYALDQDAQVRAEIDALLAFVDGHLRSPHGGVHEGLPVSLPRRQNPHMHLFEAMIACFEATQDLSFQNRAGEFFALFLANLYDKRKCVLSEYFEEDWSKIEPVSVEPGHQAEWVWLLKGFERITGCPTGQRRAELLATSLRYRDEATGCLIDEGDDAGNIRRSTRRLWPQTEIAKAWIAQAESGEAGAADQARAALVRLERHYLSHPVKGCWYDQFDRDGKSLVDTIPASSFYHVLCAVTEAEQVLG, encoded by the coding sequence ATGGCGGACGAGGGAAGCATTGCGGCGGATGGGGCGACCGATGTCGTCGTGCGCCTGAAGCGTCGCATGATCGACGAGGCGCTGCCGCTGTGGTCGACCATCGGCTGGGATCACGGCGCGGGCGGTTTCATCGACCGGCTGCACCGTGACGGCGGGGCGGACGCCGCCGCGCCCCGGCGCGTGTTTGTGCAGGCGCGCCAGATCTGGTGCTATGCCAAGGCCGCACAGATGGGCTGGTACCCCGCGGGGCGCGCCATCGCGCTGAAGGGGCTGGAGCATCTGCTGGCCAAAGCCAAAGCGCCGGACGGTCGCCCCGGCTACGTGCACCGGCTGACGCCGGAGGGGTCCGTGCTGGACGGCCGCCGCGATGCCTATGACCACGCCTTTATCCTGTTTGCCCTCGCGAGCGTCTACGCGCTCGACCAGGATGCGCAGGTCCGCGCCGAGATCGACGCGCTGCTCGCCTTTGTCGACGGTCATCTGCGTTCGCCGCATGGTGGCGTCCACGAAGGCCTTCCGGTCTCGCTGCCGCGCCGGCAGAACCCGCATATGCATTTGTTCGAGGCGATGATCGCGTGCTTCGAGGCGACTCAGGATCTGTCGTTCCAGAACCGCGCTGGCGAATTCTTCGCGCTGTTTCTCGCCAATCTCTACGACAAGCGGAAGTGCGTGCTCAGCGAGTATTTTGAGGAGGACTGGTCGAAGATCGAGCCGGTCAGCGTCGAGCCCGGTCACCAGGCGGAATGGGTCTGGCTCCTGAAGGGATTTGAACGCATCACGGGATGCCCGACCGGGCAGCGGCGCGCCGAACTGCTGGCGACCTCGCTGCGCTATCGCGACGAGGCCACGGGCTGTCTGATCGACGAGGGCGATGACGCCGGCAACATCCGTCGCAGCACGCGTCGGCTGTGGCCGCAGACCGAGATCGCAAAGGCGTGGATCGCGCAGGCCGAGTCCGGCGAGGCCGGCGCGGCGGATCAAGCGCGCGCAGCGCTGGTGCGGCTGGAACGGCACTATCTCAGCCACCCCGTGAAGGGCTGCTGGTACGATCAGTTCGACCGCGACGGCAAATCGCTGGTCGACACCATTCCTGCGTCGTCGTTCTATCATGTTCTCTGCGCAGTCACGGAAGCGGAGCAGGTGCTGGGTTAG
- a CDS encoding cytidylyltransferase domain-containing protein produces MIADLTNTSLVRQGIAAVVPLRGGSKSIPGKNIRPFCGKPLCEWTLRALLGCDLISRIFVSTDSDEIAAVARSIDARILIHPRPAHLATDSATTEAALVDLIAACGIDEKYLVTAQATSPQTTTTDISAAINHLLESGADSLVTCVRTRRFFWNDNGTPINYDPAKRPLRQQWNGTLMENGAFYISLVQQIRSGNARLHGKITIHEMDESSSIELDEMSDWEAAEAAFRGNIAT; encoded by the coding sequence ATGATCGCTGATCTCACGAACACGTCCCTTGTCAGGCAGGGTATCGCAGCGGTCGTTCCGCTTCGTGGCGGATCGAAGTCCATTCCGGGCAAGAACATCAGACCCTTCTGCGGCAAGCCTCTCTGCGAATGGACGCTGAGGGCCCTTCTCGGTTGTGACTTGATTTCGCGGATCTTTGTCTCCACGGATAGCGATGAGATTGCGGCCGTGGCCAGATCAATCGATGCCAGAATCCTGATCCATCCGCGCCCTGCTCATCTGGCCACAGACAGTGCGACCACGGAAGCGGCGCTCGTCGACCTCATCGCCGCCTGCGGCATCGATGAAAAATACCTCGTCACCGCGCAGGCGACGAGTCCGCAAACAACCACCACGGACATCTCGGCGGCGATCAACCATCTTCTCGAATCGGGGGCCGACTCGCTGGTGACCTGTGTAAGGACCCGGCGGTTCTTCTGGAATGACAATGGAACGCCGATAAATTACGATCCGGCAAAACGCCCGCTGCGCCAGCAATGGAACGGCACTCTCATGGAGAACGGCGCCTTCTATATCTCGCTTGTCCAGCAAATCAGAAGCGGCAACGCCCGCCTTCACGGCAAGATTACGATCCACGAGATGGATGAAAGCTCGAGTATCGAGCTCGACGAAATGTCCGATTGGGAAGCAGCCGAGGCAGCGTTCCGCGGGAACATCGCAACATGA